From the Coffea eugenioides isolate CCC68of chromosome 1, Ceug_1.0, whole genome shotgun sequence genome, the window CTCAACAGATTTCAATAGCCTATCCAATCCCAAAATCAGTAAACAGTGCAGTAAAAAATCCTAACATAGACAAACAGATACCAGCTTAACTATTAGTCTTGAAGAAGTCAACAATCTAGCGCCCACtctcaaaattcttttaacagcattGATGGTAGAAAAATAGACGACGAATTCTTAACAATAAGCAAACAATCTTTAGATGGCAAGTAAAAATTAGTGAGGTAATACTCTGAACATAGCTTTTCTGTGAAGCAATAACTGGACTCTGTACTTGAATCTAGCTTCTTAACTTACAAGTCACAACTAATTCGAAAAAGCCATTTGGACATTCAACAAAACTGAAATAGAAAAGTAGTCATGCATGCACCAATTGCCTCATGCCAAAGTACTCTTAACACTTACAATTCCAATTACCTGTGACCAGAATAGAGCTATTAAACCTATTTAAGCAAGCTTGTAACTTACAAACCCCAAACACAGATTGAAAACTGCAAATTCAGCAGGCACATCACTAAGCAAAGAAACTAAGATCATGCATGCAATTAGCTTCAGCACTAAACAATAAGTGACATTCTACAATTCAAAGCAAAACTCATACTAAAACTACCCAAAAAgaaccagagagagagagagagagaggaaaaaatatCAAAGTCTTGGGACCTTAGTAATCATTAAAACACACGGGATGGAAAATTATGTAAATATCAGATTCCTAAATTTCCAACCACACAAAACATTAGACATCAAAGAAGTAAAACATTAACCGAGCAAATTAACCAGGAATTTGAACAGAGTAAAactaaattttaacaaaaagcaaaaagagaGAGATATTCAATCAGGCAAGATATGGCAACACCCCATTCCAAAAAAGGACAAAAGAAAAGGTCTAGAAAAAGGTTTTTTGAGTAgtcaaggaaaaaaattaaaagaagaaaaaaattagaagACATTAATTCTTTCGTATACTTACCATTACCATGAGGCTAGCGCTTGTACAACCAAAAAACCtcggaaaaaggaaagaaaatattcAATAATAACTACCAGATAAAGTCGAAAGAACAAAAACTGGGCTACCAAGAAATTGACATATGAAGAAAGGCAAAATCCACATACAGATTTTCTTGGCAATTATTGCCCCCTTTCATCCCAGTGTAGCTGttagtagaaaaaaaaaatgaatttcatGAATAGCcgagaaagggaaaaaatggaaattggGCACAACatcgaaaaaaaaaggaaaatttcaccTTAGATGCCTCCTTTTCAACTTCATTTGCTTCTTATTTTCATCCCCTGCAAAAAAGAGTAGAATACTTCAAGAATAACTTAATATGGAAAATTCCCAACAAGATCAAGTTCTATATCTTTCTGCCACATTGCACAAAAGCCAAAATACTCAGCCTTAAAAGCACAACATGAAATTCTTGACCAAAAATCCCTCTAATTCAAAAAGATTAGCTAACTATTTTCTTCAACAGTAATGTATAAGAATTactttacaattccataaaaaCTTACCATTCATCCCTGAGGAATGTTAGCAATCCATAAGAAAATTATCAAATATGCTCCTACAACACTGGAAAAACAAACTAATAATAAatctaaaaggaaaaaagagtaCCAAGAAAATAGGGGCTGCAACAGTGAGACATTTGCATCTTTGTTATCCTAgctgaaagaaaaaatattcgTTAAAAGGTAAAGTAGTACCTTTTAAACTTGAAATCCACCATTAAAGTTTATAGAAATTCATGTAAGAAGATATTATCTGAAATTTCTTAGTAATGGTGCTACAAACCAAGACGATATTAGGAAAAAAGACGTATAAAACACATTGATACGGATTAAGTAATTAGGGCATAAAAAGCTTACCTTTTGATATAtggaaaggaaaacaaaaattaacagAACTTTTGCCTTTCTCCTTTACCTACCaaacaataaaattatctgTTCACCTTGACTTTCACCACTAAATATTAATATTAAAAGTAGTAGAAAACTCACAGGAGAAGAAActctctacttttttttttctttttttctttcagaCTTGCTAAAATTTTTTCATTAATGGTTGGACATGCTCTAAGCCAAGGGGAAAGtagaagggggaaaaaaaagataaaacatACGCAATGttatgaaataacaaaaatgtggatgtccctttgtattcccaaggggattaattcatgattttatggCTACTTATGTATATAAGTTACAATTCATAAATCCattcatgtagtggagaaaccgtttcataggtttTTTCATATTATTGTAGTAGTGGATGTTTAATAAGATTTATGtacctttaatcttgtagtgcctatatatagaggtacattgaggTACATTCAACATGcctgaagcatgcaaatcaaatcctaaaaatatttattctattaaattacaaaggtcTCTGTATGGGCTCAAATAATCtggacgtatgtggtataaccgTCTCAATGAATGTCTGACAAAAGAATGTTATACCAATGATCCAATATGTCcatgtgtttttatcaagaaaaatggatcaaattttgtgataattgcggtatatgttgatgatctaaatttaattggaactcctgaagagattcaaaatagtgttgaatatttgaagaaagaatttgagatcaaagattttggaaagacaaaattctgccttggtttacaaattgagcatttgaaaGGTGAAATTTTTATCCACCAAACTGCTTATACCCGGAAGGTATTAAAGCGATTTTATATGGACAAAGCACATACATTGAGTACCCCAATGGTTGTCAGATCATTAGATCCTAATAAGGATCCTTTTAGTCCACGagaggaaaatgaagagatacttggtcctgaagtaccatatctcagtgcaaTTGGTGCACTAATgtatcttgctaattgtacaagacctgatatatcatttgcagtaaatttatttgcaagatttagTTCCTTGCCCACAAGACGACATTGGAATGgtattaaacatatttttcgcTATCTCCAAGGAACAATAGatcttggtttattttattcaaataaattcaaacttgAATTGGTTGGTTATGCTGATGCTGGGTATTTATCCGACCCGCATAAAGCAAGGTCTCAGACTGGTTATTTATTTACATATGGAGGCACAGCCATTTCTTGGCGATCTACAAAGCAATCACTAGACGCCACTTCATCGAATCATGCTGAAATAATAGCAATTCATGAAGCCAGTCGAGAATGTGTTTGGTTAAGATCAATGACCCACTATATCCGGAAGAATTGTGGGTTATCCTCCGaaaaagaaaatcctccaactatattatatgaagataatgcagcttgtatagctcaattgaaaggaggatatattaaaggagataggacgaaacatatttcaccaaaatttttttttactcatgatttgcaaaagaatggtgAAATTGATGTGCAACAAATCCGATCAGATAATAATCTGGCCGATTTATTTACCAAGGCATTACCAACTGCGACATTTGAGAAATTGGTGAAGAGTATTGGAATGCAAcg encodes:
- the LOC113779499 gene encoding uncharacterized protein LOC113779499 isoform X3; this translates as MQMSHCCSPYFLGDENKKQMKLKRRHLSYTGMKGGNNCQENLFFGCTSASLMVMEGETIWINVKNKPSSGTGMLSAAGLLSVHPGTVKAKTLSIAPPPVEE